TGGGCCCGAGCAAGCGGCGGCTGCCGGAGTCGGTTTCGTTGCTGGTCATGGACTTCGATGGCGTGCTGACAGACGATCGCGTATGGGTGGATCAGGATGGCGGTGAGGCCGTGGCCGCCAGTCGGGCCGATGGGATGGGCCTGGCCCGGCTGCGCCAGGCCGGCATCCCGGCCATCGTCCTTTCTTCGGAGACGAATCCCGTGGTTGCAGCCCGATGCCGGAAACTTGGGATTGAGGCGATACAAGGCGTCGGTGACAAGGGCCAGGCTCTGTTGGAGATCCTCCGCTCGCAAGGGGTGCCGGCTCATTCAACAGTGTATGTAGGGAATGATCTGAACGACCTGCCTTGCTTCCCCCTCGTCGGCTGGGCGGTTGCGGTTGCCGATGCACGGCCGCCGGTCCGCCTCGCCGCCGACTATGTCTTGCGCAACCCCGGCGGGCACGGAGCGGTCCGTGAATTGTGCGATCTTGTCTTGGAACAGACTCACAAGAGGTGATGCATGGCGAGAGAGGTCAACTTACGCGGGCGAAGGGTCGGAGATGGATACCCCGCCTTTATCATCGCCGAGATCGGGATCAATCACAACGGCGATGTCGAGAACGCCAAACGCTTGATAGACGCCGCCGCCCATGCCGGTGCAGATGCGGTTAAGTTCCAGAAGCGGACTCCTGAGCTTTGCGTCCCCGTGGATCAGCGGGATCAAATGCGGGAGACCCCCTGGGGCTACATTACCTACCTGGAGTACCGCCACCGGATGGAATTCGGCCAACAGGAGTTCAAGGCGATCGACAACTACTGCAAGCAGAGAGGAATGCAGTGGTTCGCCTCGGTCTGGGATGAGCCTTCCGCTGACTTCATGCAGCAATTCGACCCGGCGTGCTACAAAGTGCCCTCGGCTTCCTTGACCGATCACGGTCTGTTGTCCCACCTGCGTCGGACCGGGGGACCGCTCATCCTGTCGACCGGGATGTCGACACTGGAGCAAATCCAGGCGGCCGTCGGCATCCTCGGCACCGAGGACCTGATCATCACCCACGCCACGAGCAGCTATCCTTGTGAGCCGGAAGAGCTCAACTTGCGCATGATCCCTGTGCTGCGTGAGCTCTTCCCCTGTCCGGTCGGCTACTCCGGTCATGAAGTCGGTTTGGTGCCTTCCGCAGTCGCAGTGGCCCTGGGCGCCAGCGTGGTCGAGCGCCACATCACCTTGGACAGGGCGCTGTGGGGCAGCGATCAGGCGGCCTCGGTAGAGCCGAGCGGTTTCGAGCGCCTGGTCAAGTACATCCGAGTGGCCGAGCAATCGCTCGGAGATGGCGTCAAGCGGGTGTATGACAGCGAGCGGCCTTCGCTGCGCAAACTTCGGCGGTTTGAGACGGAGGCCAGCTGAGGGAAATGCGTCCTGCCGATTTCCGGCTGAGGCTTGCCACAGGGCGCGCTCGAAGTCGGTTGAGTTCCCAGGTGCGGGCGGTCGAAGCCCATCTGCGACAGCCGGCAGGGAAGGCGGAAGTTGGAGCGCCCGTCTTGTTCTTCAACGCTTCGACTCGTATCCATCGCCTCAGCCTGAATGCGGCCTTCAGCCTGCTGGCCAGCTGGGCGGTGCGGGCAACGGGCACTCCGGTCGCGCACCTGGTGTGTACGATGGGGATGCAGCAATGTCCGCTCGGAACGCAGCGCACCCGCCTCTCGGACCCACCGCCGTGCCGGGCGTGTACCAACTTCGGGGCCGTGATCTTCCCTCCGCAACATGTACTTCCCCTCCGCATGGACCCCGAAGCCAGCCAGGCGGTGGCCCGGCTGCACGACGCCCCGCTGGCGAGCCTGATCGGCTGGGAGTGGCAGGGGCTGCCGCTGGGGCAGTTGTGCCTGCCGTCCCTGCTCTGGGTCCTGCGGCGGCACGATCTGGAGGACTCCCAGCCGGTGCGGGGCCTGCTACGACAGTACCTGGCTTCGGCCGTCAGTCTGGCCAAAGGCTTCGCCCTATCGATAGACCTTGTGAGCCCGCGGGCGCTGGTGGTCTTCAACGGCATCATGTTCCCTGAAGCGACCGCCCGGGCCGTCGCCAGGAAGAAGGAGATCCCGGTCGTGACGCACGAGGTTGGCTTGCGTTCGATGTCGGCCTTCTTTTCCCCCGGGGATGCAACGTTCCGCGAGTTGGAGCGGCCTGTCCAAATGGAGCTCAGTTCGACCGAGGCCGCGCGGCTGGATGCCTACCTGGCGCAGAGGTTCGAGGGGCAATTCAGCATGGCGGGGATCCGGTTCTGGCCCCAGATCAAGCCTTTGCCGGAAAGCCTGCAGGCTCGCCTCGCCCGATTTGGCCGCATGGTCGCCGTGTTCACGAACGTCGTCTTCGATACGAGCCAGGTACATGCCAATACCCTCTTCCCCAGCATGTTCTCTTGGCTGGAAGACCTGGTCGAGGCCATCGACGCCAACCAGGACACGCTCTTTGTCGTGCGGGCCCATCCCGACGAGGATCGACCGGGGAAGGAGAGCAAGCAGAGCGTTGCGGACTGGGCGCAAGCCAGTCGGATCGCTGCTCGTGAGAACTGCATCTTCGTCGGTCCCTCGGAGTACCTCAGCTCCTATGCCCTCATCCAGCGCTCCAGTTTCGTGCTGGTCTACAACTCGTCGATCGGACTGGAGGCGACCCTGCTCGGCGTCCCGGTTCTGTGTGCCGGCCGGGCGCGTTACACCCAATGGCCGACCGTGACGTTTCCGACCTCGCTTTCCGAGTACCGCCGCCTGCTGAGAGAGTACCTCGGCTCGGCCCATGTGCCTTTCGATGAAGGCCACCGGCTGCACGCTCGGCGCTTCCTGCACGATGAGCTCTTCATGGCCTCGATCGACTTCTCCAACTTCCTGGAACCATTCGAGCAGGCCCCCGGGATGGTGCGCCTCCGGCCGTTCCGTCCCGAGAGCTACTTCGAATCGAGAGAGGCCGAGATCCTGGCGAATGGAATTGTGGATGGGAAGCCGTTCCGCTACGACTGGCTGCAGGCGTAAGTCGGGAAGGGCAGTCGGCAGACAGGACATCGAGATTGGAGGATGCCCGACATGAAGATCGAGTACAAGGAAACGACCGATGATCTGCTTCAGCGGATCGACATCCACCAGAAGTACGGAAGCAAGGACATCGACACCTGGATGCTGGATCTGCTCAAGCCGCTCAAGGGAAGCCGCATACTGGATGTGGCCTGCGGCGCGGGAAAGCAGTGTCTGACCTTCCACCGCTACCTGCAAGGCCAGGCGGCCATCACCGGCGGCGATGTTTCCGACGACCTGCTGCTGCAGGCGCGTCGGGCGAGCGCCGAAGCCGGTGCCTCTGTCAAGTTCGAACGGTTGGACTTCGACCAGCCTTTGCCTGTTGAGAGCTCCAGTTTCGACCTGGTGTCTTGTTGTTTCGCTATCTACTACGCGGCCGACCCCGCCTTCACCGTCGGTGAGATGCACCGTGTGTTGAAACCCTCCGGCCGACTGTTTACCACGGGCCCTATGCCGGAGAACAAGCAGCTGTTCTATGAAGTCATCCGCGAGGCCACCGGCCGTCCGATCCCTCCCATGCCGGGCAGCTCCCGCTACGGGAGTGCGATCCTGGACGCCATCCAGGCTCAATTCAACCGGGTACAGGTCGACATTTTTGAGAATCCGTTGGTCTTCGACACGGTCGAGCCGTTCCTGGCTTACACGCGTGCCTCTCTGAACGAGGATCGCAGGATCTGGGCATCGTTCTTCCAGGGGCAGGAGGACTTCGAGCGGGTCATGGGCCAGATTGCGGAGGCTGCCTCCCGTCGACTCGCCCGAGATG
This Anaerolineales bacterium DNA region includes the following protein-coding sequences:
- a CDS encoding class I SAM-dependent methyltransferase, producing the protein MKIEYKETTDDLLQRIDIHQKYGSKDIDTWMLDLLKPLKGSRILDVACGAGKQCLTFHRYLQGQAAITGGDVSDDLLLQARRASAEAGASVKFERLDFDQPLPVESSSFDLVSCCFAIYYAADPAFTVGEMHRVLKPSGRLFTTGPMPENKQLFYEVIREATGRPIPPMPGSSRYGSAILDAIQAQFNRVQVDIFENPLVFDTVEPFLAYTRASLNEDRRIWASFFQGQEDFERVMGQIAEAASRRLARDGKLVMTKVVGGFTATN
- a CDS encoding N-acetylneuraminate synthase family protein; the encoded protein is MAREVNLRGRRVGDGYPAFIIAEIGINHNGDVENAKRLIDAAAHAGADAVKFQKRTPELCVPVDQRDQMRETPWGYITYLEYRHRMEFGQQEFKAIDNYCKQRGMQWFASVWDEPSADFMQQFDPACYKVPSASLTDHGLLSHLRRTGGPLILSTGMSTLEQIQAAVGILGTEDLIITHATSSYPCEPEELNLRMIPVLRELFPCPVGYSGHEVGLVPSAVAVALGASVVERHITLDRALWGSDQAASVEPSGFERLVKYIRVAEQSLGDGVKRVYDSERPSLRKLRRFETEAS